The following DNA comes from Pannonibacter sp. XCT-53.
CATCGAGATGATGAAGGCCAGCAGCGCGCCGCCCAGGATGCCCGGCATCAGCTGGGGCAGCAGGATGCGCCGGAAAGTGGTCCATTCGCTGGCCCCGAGGTCGGCCGACGCCTGCTCGAGGCTGCGGTCCATGCCGGCCAGGCGTGCCGAAACGACGATGAAGACATAGGACGTGAGGAAGGTCGTCTGGCCGGTGATGATCGTGCCGAGCCCGAGCTGGGCGCCGGCACCGACAAAGAAGATGAGCAGCGCGATGCCGAGCACGATGTCCGGCATCAGCATCGGCACGAACAGCAGGACCCGGTAGAAGCGCTGGCCGGCGAAGGGATGCCGGTAGAGCGCCATCGCCGCGCTGGTGCCGAGCACTGTCGACAGGGCCGTCGTGGAGAAGGCGACGATGAAGCTGTTCTTGACCGCCGCCAGCAGCTGTTCCGTCGTCTCGATGTAGA
Coding sequences within:
- a CDS encoding ABC transporter permease, with protein sequence MFRHLGMKALLAFTLLFFAFIYVPIALIVVYSFNADPVNMMRWSGFTLDWYRQIFGLRNAASEAALYIETTEQLLAAVKNSFIVAFSTTALSTVLGTSAAMALYRHPFAGQRFYRVLLFVPMLMPDIVLGIALLIFFVGAGAQLGLGTIITGQTTFLTSYVFIVVSARLAGMDRSLEQASADLGASEWTTFRRILLPQLMPGILGGALLAFIISMDDLVITYFISGTNTQTLPIYIFGMLRRGIKPEVNALAVMMLVFSFAIAFAGLYLRNRKR